Proteins encoded within one genomic window of Alcanivorax sp. REN37:
- a CDS encoding TetR/AcrR family transcriptional regulator — translation MSASATPYHHGDLRSALLTEASAIVREQGVDGLSLRKLAERTGVSRTAPYHHFRDKHALLCALAEQGFHQLQDLMAAHTHREQTLTQRLNDFVHAYLHFALEYPERYELMFGRTIWTSGEPTATLKHTAYQAFRSYLEQVQKLRADGNDRTALRVAQTTWATLHGLCRLMLDGIYVNVGDMEEVAEQTVQSMLSLLQHPA, via the coding sequence ATGAGCGCCTCAGCAACCCCCTACCACCACGGCGACCTGCGCAGCGCGCTGCTCACCGAAGCCAGCGCCATCGTGCGCGAACAAGGCGTCGATGGGCTGAGCCTGCGCAAACTGGCCGAGCGCACTGGCGTCTCACGCACCGCGCCCTACCATCACTTCCGGGACAAGCACGCGTTGCTGTGCGCGCTGGCCGAGCAAGGTTTCCACCAATTGCAGGATCTGATGGCCGCTCACACCCACCGCGAGCAGACGCTGACCCAGCGGCTCAACGATTTTGTACACGCTTATCTGCACTTCGCACTTGAATACCCGGAACGCTATGAACTGATGTTCGGCCGCACTATCTGGACCAGTGGCGAACCGACCGCGACGCTGAAACACACCGCTTACCAAGCGTTTCGCAGCTATTTAGAGCAGGTGCAGAAACTGCGCGCAGACGGTAATGACCGCACCGCCCTGCGGGTAGCACAGACCACATGGGCCACCTTACACGGCCTGTGCCGGCTGATGCTGGATGGCATTTACGTCAATGTGGGCGACATGGAAGAAGTGGCAGAGCAGACCGTGCAGAGCATGCTCAGCCTGCTACAGCACCCCGCCTAA